A window from Sinanaerobacter sp. ZZT-01 encodes these proteins:
- a CDS encoding arginine deiminase, with the protein MKPGVNIYSEIGKLNKVMLHRLGPEVEGLVPDNFERLLFDDIPYLKVAQHEHDCFADVLRENGVEVVYCKQEVVKALQDKEVRKKFAREFVEESNIVSPYAKDSILEWLMDKSVEDMVEQCIKGIKKTDVQVKAPNSFAGIIAEGYPYYTDPMPNLYFTRDPGACIGNGVSVNCMHTEARRRESLMLKYVFEHNKELMPEGTRLWYQHEGPNPIEGGDILVLSPEILAIGLSQRTSAEAISILAEEVLKSENSFKKILVFDIPKRRAFMHLDTVFTMVDYDKFTIHPEIEGPLHLYEITLGKDGALQFVSVTDTLTNLLKSELKLPAVELIRCGGNDLMAAQREQWNDGSNTLAIAPGVVVTYDRNYITNEILANYGIKVLTIPSSEISRGRGGPRCMSMPINRD; encoded by the coding sequence ATGAAACCGGGAGTTAATATTTATTCCGAAATCGGAAAGTTGAATAAAGTAATGCTGCATAGACTGGGGCCAGAAGTAGAAGGATTGGTTCCGGATAATTTTGAACGACTATTGTTTGATGATATTCCTTACTTAAAAGTTGCACAGCATGAGCATGATTGTTTTGCTGATGTGCTTAGAGAGAATGGCGTTGAAGTTGTTTACTGCAAACAAGAAGTTGTAAAAGCTTTGCAGGATAAGGAAGTTAGAAAAAAATTTGCACGAGAATTTGTTGAGGAAAGCAATATTGTTTCACCTTATGCAAAGGACAGCATTTTAGAATGGTTAATGGATAAATCCGTAGAAGATATGGTGGAACAGTGCATAAAGGGAATTAAGAAGACCGATGTGCAGGTAAAGGCACCCAACTCTTTTGCAGGTATCATTGCAGAGGGGTATCCGTATTATACAGACCCGATGCCAAACTTATATTTTACAAGAGATCCGGGCGCTTGCATTGGAAATGGCGTTTCTGTAAACTGCATGCATACGGAAGCGAGAAGAAGAGAATCTCTTATGCTGAAATACGTATTTGAGCATAATAAAGAATTGATGCCTGAGGGAACGCGCCTTTGGTATCAGCATGAAGGTCCAAATCCAATTGAAGGCGGAGACATTTTAGTGCTTTCCCCTGAAATTTTAGCGATTGGTCTTTCTCAAAGAACTTCTGCGGAAGCAATCAGCATTTTGGCAGAAGAGGTGTTAAAGAGCGAGAACAGTTTTAAGAAAATTTTGGTATTTGATATTCCAAAACGTCGGGCATTTATGCATCTTGATACGGTATTTACGATGGTTGATTACGATAAGTTTACGATTCACCCGGAAATTGAAGGGCCATTGCATTTGTATGAGATTACTTTAGGTAAAGATGGAGCGTTACAGTTTGTATCTGTAACGGATACATTAACAAATCTTTTGAAATCCGAATTAAAGCTCCCCGCTGTGGAATTGATTCGCTGCGGAGGCAATGATTTAATGGCAGCACAAAGAGAACAATGGAACGATGGTTCTAATACATTGGCAATTGCTCCGGGTGTAGTTGTTACTTATGACAGAAACTATATTACAAATGAAATACTAGCTAATTACGGGATTAAGGTACTCACCATTCCTAGTTCTGAGATTTCCAGAGGCAGAGGTGGCCCAAGATGTATGAGTATGCCGATTAACAGAGATTAA
- the argF gene encoding ornithine carbamoyltransferase, with product MAVNLKGRSFLTLMDFTPSEIRYMLDLSHDLKAKKRAGVVNHVLKGKTIVLLFEKGSTRTRCAFEVAAMEEGAGVTFLDSGSSQMGKKESLEDTAKVLGRFYDGIEYRGFDQKVVEDLAKFSGVPVWNGLTDVDHPTQILADLLTIEEHCSKPLNQVKVVFCGDIRNNMSYAWMYGCAKMGMHFVAYGPEELKVDEAVLAEAREVAKETGATIEICHDASCLKGADVLYTDVWASMGEEDKIPERVRMLTPYKVTMEMIKETENPDVLFLHCLPSFHDFETTMAKTQKEKGYDIREVTDEVFRSKHSVVFDEAENRMHTIKAVIVATMA from the coding sequence ATGGCAGTAAATTTAAAAGGAAGAAGTTTCTTAACATTGATGGATTTCACTCCTAGCGAAATCAGATACATGCTTGATTTGTCACATGATCTGAAAGCAAAGAAGAGAGCCGGAGTTGTAAACCATGTATTGAAGGGAAAGACCATCGTATTGTTGTTTGAAAAAGGCTCTACAAGAACAAGATGTGCATTTGAAGTAGCTGCTATGGAAGAAGGCGCAGGCGTTACTTTTCTTGACAGCGGAAGCTCTCAGATGGGCAAGAAGGAATCCTTGGAAGATACTGCAAAGGTTTTAGGAAGATTCTATGACGGAATCGAATACAGAGGATTTGACCAAAAGGTTGTAGAAGATCTGGCAAAGTTCTCCGGTGTACCGGTATGGAACGGATTGACTGATGTGGATCATCCGACTCAAATTTTGGCTGACTTGTTGACGATTGAAGAGCACTGCTCCAAGCCGTTAAACCAGGTTAAGGTTGTTTTCTGCGGCGATATCCGTAACAACATGAGCTATGCATGGATGTATGGTTGTGCAAAAATGGGCATGCATTTCGTTGCATATGGACCGGAAGAATTAAAGGTAGACGAAGCTGTTTTGGCAGAAGCAAGAGAAGTTGCAAAAGAAACTGGTGCTACCATTGAGATTTGTCATGATGCTTCCTGCTTAAAAGGTGCAGATGTACTTTATACGGATGTTTGGGCTTCTATGGGAGAAGAAGACAAGATTCCGGAAAGAGTTCGTATGCTTACACCTTATAAGGTAACGATGGAAATGATTAAGGAAACAGAAAATCCAGATGTATTGTTCCTTCACTGCTTGCCTTCATTCCATGATTTCGAAACGACGATGGCAAAAACACAGAAAGAAAAGGGATATGACATTCGTGAAGTTACGGATGAAGTATTCAGAAGCAAGCACTCTGTTGTATTTGATGAAGCAGAAAACAGAATGCATACAATCAAAGCAGTTATCGTAGCAACAATGGCATAA
- a CDS encoding PLP-dependent aminotransferase family protein has translation MKITVNHRSQTPIYRQIKNQIKEMILKEELQDGSALPSERVMARIADVHRNTIIKAYNELKADGLISASQGKGYRVTYRIMDELDLSQNETNKKEEEQKKNESILWSHLIRQPVLDLETTFDDLFSRSYDNGNISFAGGIAAPESYYGADLGLILEKLIADSKESKDDLYAYTPYQGLFELRQAISVFLQGKGINARHGEIQIVSETNQAIDYLTELFIEEGDVVITEEPISPDVFRELRLAGAKVITVPMDEEGMLTDCIEPLIVKYHPKFIYANSSYHDPTGIIMSLRRRKALLKLSYRYQVPIIEDDGASEICYQQNQTPSLKALDTCNSVIYIYSFALTFAPGIRLAFVVAPRVVIKNLSHLISLRLISFDSLSQRLLCTYMKNGMYQKNLKSICVDYRKKRDRMCECLGAAEKLGVEFKKPEGGVYIWCKLPETMNLNHLLTLAGKKGVTFIPGGVFFPYGTKGEQYIRLNYSYPGLEQIEKGMGVLLEAMEQSLEKD, from the coding sequence ATGAAAATAACGGTCAATCATCGAAGTCAAACGCCGATTTATCGGCAAATTAAAAATCAGATTAAAGAAATGATATTAAAAGAAGAATTGCAGGATGGCTCTGCACTTCCTTCTGAGCGTGTCATGGCTAGGATTGCCGATGTGCATAGAAATACTATTATCAAAGCGTATAATGAGCTAAAGGCAGATGGTTTAATTAGTGCATCCCAGGGGAAGGGGTACCGTGTAACCTATCGTATTATGGATGAACTTGATCTGAGCCAAAATGAAACAAATAAAAAAGAGGAAGAACAAAAAAAGAATGAAAGTATTTTGTGGTCACATCTAATAAGACAGCCAGTTTTGGACTTGGAGACAACATTTGATGATTTGTTTTCTAGATCTTATGACAATGGAAATATTTCTTTTGCTGGAGGAATTGCGGCACCCGAATCTTATTACGGAGCCGATTTGGGCTTAATTTTAGAAAAACTAATTGCAGACTCAAAAGAGAGCAAAGATGATCTGTATGCCTATACACCGTATCAGGGACTTTTTGAACTGCGTCAGGCTATTTCTGTATTTTTGCAGGGAAAAGGAATCAACGCCAGACATGGAGAAATTCAAATTGTATCAGAAACCAATCAGGCCATTGACTATTTGACCGAGTTATTTATTGAAGAGGGGGATGTGGTTATTACGGAGGAACCCATCTCTCCGGATGTTTTTCGTGAGCTTCGACTAGCTGGTGCAAAAGTAATTACTGTGCCGATGGATGAAGAAGGAATGCTCACAGATTGCATCGAGCCCTTGATTGTAAAATACCATCCTAAATTCATTTATGCAAATTCAAGCTACCATGATCCGACTGGGATTATTATGAGCCTTCGAAGGAGAAAAGCACTTCTGAAGCTGTCTTATCGGTATCAAGTGCCAATCATTGAGGATGACGGTGCTTCGGAAATTTGTTATCAGCAAAATCAAACTCCATCTTTAAAAGCACTGGATACGTGTAATTCTGTTATTTATATTTATTCCTTTGCCTTAACCTTTGCACCTGGCATTCGACTGGCTTTTGTAGTAGCACCCCGTGTTGTTATTAAAAATCTCAGCCATTTAATCTCTTTGCGTTTAATCAGTTTTGACAGTCTGTCACAAAGACTGCTTTGCACATATATGAAAAACGGGATGTATCAAAAAAATCTGAAAAGTATCTGTGTCGATTACAGGAAGAAGAGAGATCGGATGTGCGAATGCTTAGGAGCAGCAGAAAAATTAGGTGTCGAATTTAAAAAACCGGAAGGTGGTGTGTATATTTGGTGCAAGCTGCCTGAAACTATGAATTTAAATCACCTGCTTACATTGGCAGGAAAAAAGGGAGTAACATTCATTCCCGGCGGTGTATTTTTCCCATATGGCACAAAAGGAGAGCAGTACATACGGTTGAACTATTCTTATCCGGGATTGGAGCAGATTGAAAAGGGAATGGGCGTTCTTCTTGAAGCAATGGAGCAAAGTTTAGAAAAAGACTGA